In Desulfurococcaceae archaeon MEX13E-LK6-19, the genomic window TTTTCCTCGCAATGAATTTGTAGTCTATGACAAGAGTCTTTTTTGTACGTGCAAGAGGATTACTAATACCTTTAATATAAATGTGTATAGTCCTGGGAATACCTTTCTCGTCTAGAGTATGTCTCACAGCCAATGGTACCCATGAAGGAATAGGGAAATCAATAGTTATTATACGTGTGCCTATGGGTAATTCTTTTTCAAACTTCTCTTTAAGGATATCATTAATACTCTTATAAAGATATACATATACTACTGTGGCATTGCTTAGATCTATATCAAAGAAACTTGCTTCAATAACACTAACTCTATCAGCAACGCCTTCTTCAAGCGCTTTCTTTCTAATAACTTCACATAGGTAAGGATCTATTTCGACAGCAATAGCATAAGCACCTTGCTTAGCTGCCTCAATAACAACACGCCCATCGCCAGCACCAAGATCGTAAAGTACGTCATTCTCACCAATAGATACAGTGTAAAGTGCTTCTTTTACAACCTTCATTGGAGATGGTATATATGGGACTATGGCCAACACATCCTCCCGGCATAGAAACAGGGTGTAAATAATTTATATACTTTTAATAAAGAAGTTAAAACAGGCGATATCAACATCTTTATATCGGAGAGAGGCTGATATACTATTTCCTAGGTTGAGGTGTAATAGTTGAGTGAGATACTACTCGAAGTAAAGGATCTGAAGACTTACTTTTACACATCTAAGGGTATTGTCAAAGCTGTCGATGGAGTATCATTTACGCTCAACAAGGGAGAAGTACTAGGGATTGCTGGAGAGTCTGGTTGTGGAAAGAGTACATTAGCATACTCAATAATAAGACTAGTGCCTCCGCCAGGAAAAATAGTTGGTGGTCAAATATTCTTTGAAGGAAGAAATATTCTTGCCATGGATGACGAGACATTCCGTAGAGAGATTAGGTGGAAGAAAATATCAATGGTGTTCCAAGGTGCAATGAACGCTCTTAACCCAGTATATACTGTTGGCGACCAGATAGCTGAAGTCCTTATGCTCCACAAAGGTATGACTAAGAGAGAAGCCTATACTGTTGTATACAAGCTCCTTTCAATGGTTGGAATAGACCCCAAGAGAGCTCGTAGCTATCCACATGAGCTCAGCGGTGGTATGAAACAGAGAGTAATGATCGCTATGGCGTTAGCATTGAACCCACCACTTGTGATAGCTGACGAGCCTACAACAGCTTTGGACGTTGTCGTGCAAGCTCAGGTAATGAATGTTCTCAAGAGACTTCAAAAAGAACTAAAGATATCAATTATCCTTATTACACACGACCTAAGCCTTATTGCTGAAATAGCCGATAAAGTGGCGGTCATGTATGCCGGACATCTAGTAGAGTTTGGTACGGCCGAACAAATATACTATAACCCGCAGCACCCATACACTAAAGGCCTTCTTGCAAGTATACCAAGACTTAGAGGTGATATAAAGAAACTTGAGTGGATACCAGGAGTACCGCCAGATCTAAGTAATCCTCCGCCTGGCTGTAGATTCGAGCCTAGATGTAAGTATAGAATGGATATATGTGGAAAAGAAGAACCACCTGTAATAGAGATTGAGCCAGGGCATTTTGTTAAATGTTGGCTTTATGCTAAGAAGTAGGTGGGAGATGAATGGAAATGAGTGAAAAAGTGTTTGAGCCCAAACCTGGTCCTGATACAGTCCTCTGGGTAAAAGACCTTAAAACATACTTCCCCCTACGTAGGGGACTCACGGAAATCATCTTTAGGCGTCCACGGAAATACGTTAGAGCTGTTGATGGTATATCCTTTGCTGTGAAAGAAGGAGAAGTATTTGGACTAGCTGGAGAGTCTGGTTGTGGAAAAACAACAACTGGTAGAACAATACTAAGACTCGAAGAACCCACTGCTGGTATTATAGGTTATAGGCCGAGAAAAAGACTTCTTGAAGAATGGGCTAAAATAGGATATAAACCCAAGATCCTTAACGAGTATGGAGACATAGATATAGCGAAAGTACCGCAAGAAGCACTTAAGCCCATGAGAAAAGAGCTACAGATGATATTCCAAGACCCCTATGGTAGCCTCAACCCCAGATTCACTATATATAAGATTCTCGAAGAGCCACTGCTAATCCATGGTATTGGTGAAACTAAGGAGGAGAGATACGATATCGTAGCCAAGGCTCTTGAGGCGGTAAAGCTTACTCCTCCAGAAGAATTCATGTTCCGTTATCCACACATGATCTCCGGTGGTCAGAGACAAAGAGTGGTCATTGCAAGAGCACTTATCCTTCAGCCGAAATTCATTGTAGCCGACGAGCCTGTATCAATGCTTGATGTGTCTATTAGAGCAGAAATACTTGAGCTACTAATGGACCTCAAGAGGCAATTCAATTTAACGTATATATTCATTACACATGATCTAGCTGTAGCCAGATACATTACTGATAGGATAGCGATAATGTATCTCGGCAAGATTGTAGAGATGGGTGATACAAGGAAAGTAATCGAGAACCCGATGCATCCATACACGAAAGCCCTTGTGGCAGCAATACCAGAGCCCGACCCGAAGAATAGGCTGACTGAGAGAAAAGTACCCATCAAAGGCGAAGTACCGAGTGCAATCTTCATACCACCTGGCTGTAGATTCCATCCAAGATGTGTAGTTCTTGATGAGCATCCAGAGTTAAAACAGTATTGTACAAGAAAAGAGCCTCCACTAGTAGAAGTTGAGCCAGGTCATTATGCTGCTTGCTGGTTATATGCGAAGAAATAATTTTTATTCTATGTTTCGACTAGATTCCTTCTAGCCACAAACTAATTAATACCTCACCTACATGACGGTGAAACCCGTGCTTCCTGAGGAAAAAGTAGGAATAATTGGATGGGGAGCATATGTACCAAAGTACAGGATCCCGCTTAAGGAAATAGCTAGAATATGGGGTTTTAGCGAAGAAACACCTAAGACACTAAATGTTGTTGAAAAAGCTGTTGCTGGTAGAGATGAAGACGCTGTAACTATGGGATGGGAAGCAGCTAGGAACGCGTTGCTGAGAGCAGGTATAAATCCTAAGGAAATAGGCGCGGTCTGGTTTGGTACCGAGTCGAAACCATACGCGGTAAAACCATCTGCTACGATAATAGCTGAAGCACTCGGTATAACACCAGACACCATGGCTACAGATCTAGAGTTCGCTTGTAGAGCAGCAAGCGAAGCCGTTAGGATAAGTATTGGCGCTGTTGCATCAGGACTTGTAAAATATACTCTTGTGATAGGGTCTGACACAGCCCAGGCAAATCCCGGTGATATACTCGAGTTCACTGCTTCATCAGCTGCAACAGCATTAGTTATAGGGCCATCGGAAGAGGCTGCAGCAGTATTCGAGGCAAGTTACACGTACGTAACTGACACACCAGACTTTTGGCGTCGAGCACATGTACCATACCCGCTTCACGGAGAAGCCTTTACCGGTGAACCAGCTTATTTCGCGCACATAATTGGTGCTGTAAAAGGGTTAATGGAGAAAACAGGACTTAAACCAGAGGATTTCGATTACGCTGTATTCCATCAGCCAAATGGTACTTTCCCTCTAAGAGTTGCAAGGAAACTAGGTATACCTAAAGAAAAAGTGTTGCCCGGACTAGTAACGCCATACATAGGCAACAGCTATAACTCATCAGCACTAATAGGTTTAGCCAAGGTCTTAGAAGAAGCTAAGCCTGGACAAAGAATACTATTAGCACCATTCGGTAGCGGCGCAGGTAGTGATGCGTACAGTATTATTGTTACAGAAAAAGTCATTGAAAAACGTGATAAAGCACCCAAAGTCATTGACTATATCAACAGGAAAAAGATTATTGATTACGGTCTTTACGCTAAGTATCGTGGTTTAATCAAAAGAATCTAGAAGGTGATCCGAATGGAGTTCTCTATAGCTAGATTCTGGAGAGAAAAACACGCACACTACAGGCTAAAAGCAGTTAAGTGCCGTAAGTGCGGTAAAATAAGCTATCCTCCATCAACTGTCTGTAGGTATTGTGGTTCAAAAGAGCTTGAAGAAATAGAGCTTATGGAGCCCGGGAAAGTCTTAACCTGGACGGTAATTTACAGTGCACCTGAGGGTTACGAAGAATACAAGCCAATAATAATAGCAATTGTAGAGCTAATTAATAGTAAGGTAAAGATACTAACCCAACTAACCGACATCGAGCCCAATGAAGTTAAAGAGGGAATGCTTGTAGAACCTGTACTAAGAAGGGTTAGCGAAGACGGAGAATCAGGACTTATATACTATGGTATCAAGTTTAGACCTATGCTTGCCAAGCACGGTTGAGAAATAATGAACTCTATCAAAACTAAAATCGAGGAATATGTAGCTAAAGTACTCTCTGGCGAAATACCATTACACAAAATAGAAGAGGCTGTTGGCAACGCTAACGTAGCCGTAATTGTAAGACGAAAAGTCATAGAGAAACTTACCGGGACAGTACTTCCCGCTATAGGTACGACTATAATAGACTTCGTTGAGATCTCGGGTAAGAATATAGAGAACCCTATAGGAGCCATACAAATACCGCTTGGTATAGCAGGTCCTCTGAAAATAAATGGTGAGTATGCTAAAGGAGATTACTACATTCCCTTAGCAACAACTGAGGGAGCCTTGGTTGCCAGTATAAACAGGGGATGCAAAGCAATAACGTTGAGTGGTGGTGCAAAAACACGTGTTCTCTACGATGGTATGGCTAGAGCGCCGCTCTTCTGGACCCCCGATATAGAGACAGCATCCAGACTTGTCTCCTGGGTTAAAGAAAACTTCAGTAAAATAAAAGAAATAGCCGAGTCAACAACTAGGCATGGAAAGTTAAAGGACATAGAGCCATTTATTCTCGGTAACAATGTATGGCTTAGGTTTGTCTATGAGACAGGAGACGCTATGGGAATGAATATGGTTACAATAGCTACTGACAAAGCATGCCGTTTTATTGAAGAAAACTTTCCCGGAACAACAAGATGTATAGCCCTTAGCGGAAACATGTGCGTAGACAAGAAACCAGCGTTACTCAACATGTTGTTTGGGAGAGGAAAAACAGTTGTAGCTGAAGCAATCATAAAACGAGATGTAGTGAATAAAGTACTTAAAACAACTCCCGAAGCAATAGTAGAAGTTAATATAAGAAAGAATCTCTTAGGGAGCGCGAGAGCAGGATCACTAAGTTATAATGCTCATTATGCAAATATAATAGCGGCGATATTCATTGCTACAGGGCAGGATGTAGCCCAGGTTGTTGAAAGCAGTATGGGATATACATGGGCTGAAATACGCGGAGAAGACCTCTATATATCAGTTACACTCCCTAGTCTAGAAGTAGGTACTGTTGGTGGAGGTACGAGACTCCCGACACAACGTGAAGCCTTAAAGATACTTGGTATAGAAGGCGGGGGCGATCCGCCGGGAACCAATGCAAGAAAATTCGCTGAGATAGTCGCAGCTACAGTACTGGCTGGTGAGCTGAATCTTCTAGCAGCATTAGCAGCCGGTCATTTAGCTGAAGCACATATAAAATTTGGAAGAGGAGGAACAAAGAAATAATCGTGTTATAATCCTAGAAGCTTCTTTAGAACAATATATTCTTTCTCTACAACTTCTTCGACATACTCACCTAGAACTACTTTGTCCCAGGGTAAAGTCTCTCCGTATTTCCTTCCTGTAAAAACGTATTTTGTTGAATAACCAGTTCTTCGGAGAACACGTCTCCAGCCACCAAGACCTCCTCCCTCAATAGCCCACTCAACTAGTATTCTTCCTATGCTTTCATCGGCAAGAGCTATTGAAGCTTGGATCCAAGCCCAGTTGACGTAAAGAGGTCTTGTATCCACGAGACCTCTTAGTTCATTTCTTGTATATGATATTATTTGTTTGGCACGCTCAAGATCAATCATTCCTATCCATTGGAATGGCGTTTTTGGTTTTGGGACAAGAGGATTTACTGTTACAGATAGCCCACGTTTACGTGACTTTGCGTGTTTGGCTATCCTTTTTATATAATCAATATTGGTTTTTACATCGTCAATACTCTCGCCTTTAAACCCCAGTATAAAATACATCTTCAAATCAAATCCTTTATCTATTATAGTGAATGGTTTATCCCAAATATCCTGGTTACGGAAGCATTTGCAAAAAGCATACAAGCCCTTCATACTAACGTTTTCCGGGGCTATGGTAATAGTTTTCTGTCCAATATCCTTAATTAATTCGAGGACATTATCGTTAATAGCGTCAAGCCGCATTGACGGAAGAGATGCCTTAACGCCTAATCCATTAAGGTATTCAAGGAGCCATACATCGTTTTCTGATGGAAAGAATAGTGAGTAAATGATTACTCTGTTGAGATTATTAAGATTTAAGCCTTTATCAACTAGTTTTTTAAGCACAGTTTTGCTCCTTGTTCTAAATGGTTTAAAGAGTCTTCCTTCAAGACAGAATCTACACCAACGGGGACACCCGCGTGCTGTCTCGAGTAAGAATCCTCTTCCATAAACAGGTTCACGGTCTAGGGATTGTATTTGTGTTATTGGATAAAAGGTTTCGTTAATGTTCTTAACCCATACTCTTTCTGTGGTATTATCTATTTCTGGTATGTAGAAGCCTTTTTTCGAGTCAAGTGCTTGTAGGAGAGAAGACTTATCGTCATTGGAGAGGTATTCTTCGACCAGTACGGGTATGAGTTCTTCTGCCTCACCGATTAACACGCCATCTACTATATTCTTTAGCGGCATGGGATTAGACATCGGGGCTGGGCCGCCGACAAATAATAATGGCTTCCTTCTTTTCTTTCTATCAACTTCTATACCTCCAGCTAGGAGTATACGTAGTAAGTTCACGTAGTCGGGTTCATAGTGTAGACTAGCTATTATCACGTCAAAGTCCTTTAATGGGGAATTAGTTTCAAGGCTACGAGGCTCTGGTTCAGCTCCATGCAGCTTCTCTAAAACAAATCTTTCAACAAAAACCTCATCATACTTAGTGTTTATCATAAAGTAGATCATGTGGAAGACCAGACTAGATAAAGCCGCCTCGTATATACTTGGATATACTAATGCTATCCTCTTCATACCCTTTCTTAGCTTCTTATTTACGGTGTTTATTTCTTGAACCACCGGTTTCCCACCGTAACAACTTAGTTTATTTCCCCCATTCGCATATTATTTATTTGGTGGAATTCTTGGATCCAAACTTTGACGAGCTTATATCAAAATCTGTAAAGAAGCTAAAAGCCTCTGAGATACGTGAGCTCCTCAAGCTTGTAAAGAAGTCAAAGGATATAATTAGTTTTGCTGGCGGAATACCTGATCCCCGGTATTTCCCAAGGAAAGAACTCATAGAGATAGCTAAGCGTGTAATAGAGGAAATGGGTGATTATAGTCTTCAGTACAGTGAAACACAAGGTGTATACGAGGTAAGAGAAGCCATAGCCAAGCTTATGGAGAAAATCAGAGGGATAAAAGCCGATCCCGATGACATTATCGTTACTACGGGTAGCCAACAAGCACTTGATATGATCGCTAGGACGTTTATTGAATGGGGTGATAAAGTAATAACGGAGTCTCCATCGTACCTAGCAGCTCTTGGTGCTTTTAAGTTGATGGGAGCCGATGTTATCGGCGTCAAGATAGACGAGAATGGAATGAGGACAATAATGCTTGAAGATATTGTCAGAAGCCTCATTAGAGCTGATAAGAAACCCAAATTCATCTATACGATTCCTGTTGCACATAACCCAGGCGGTGTGACGATGTCTATTGATAGAAAGAAACACCTGCTTGAAATAGCTAGTCAATATGATCTAATAGTTATCGAGGATGACCCTTATGCCGCTTTTGTATTCGATGAATCCGTAGATGTAACCCCGCTTAAGGCTTTAGATAAAGAAGGACGTGTAATATACATAAGTACATTGAGTAAAATACTTGCGCCAGGTATTAGACTTGGATGGATTGTACCGCCCAAAGAGCTTGTAAGGAAACTGGAGTTGCTCAAGCAATACATGGATCTTCATTCCCCAACACTTAACCAGTACATGTTTGCTGAAGCAGTAAACTCAGGGCTTGTTTACAAGCATATACAGAAACTTAAGCAAGTGTATAAGGAGAAAAGAGATGCAATGATTAGTGCTATGGACGACTACTTCCCAGAATACACCTGGTACAGCAGACCCATTGGTGGCTTCTTCGTATTCGTATACGTATTCAAGAAAGGATTTGATGCAAAGAAAGCTCTCAATATTGCATTGTCAAAATATAAAGTAGCCTACGTGCCTGGACAAGGCTTCCATCCAGACGGTAGCGGTGCTAATAGTATGCGGTTGAGCTATAGTTACCCAGATACGGAGACCATCAAGGAAGGTATCAGAAGATTAAGCGAGATGATCAAGAACTATCCAGAGTGAACACGAGTATAGTTTTACTTTAACTCAGTTAAATCAATAATAGCGCCAGGAGGTTTAATGGGAAACAATGTCTTCAATTCTTCTAATGACCTAGGTTTTATTACTTTAATAGCATTAACAACATTATCAATAAACCGGTCTATTTTTCCTAGTAAAGACTTGTCTGGATAAGCGATCGTTACTGTTATATGCTTTACTTTTTGTATATCCAGTGCTATCGAGTTTGCTATATGTGCTGTTAATGGATTAACAATTATTTTTCCATTATAACAAACATACTCCTGTGCTTTAGCTATAACTGATGCTGACAATGTACTTATGTACACTGTTGTAAAGCATCTTTTTACTTCTTTGAATGATTTATAAACATTATACCCTAATCTCTTAGCCAAGCCATACATTCTCTTAGAGCTAGTTACTATTGCGACGTCTCTTGCTTTCTCTAATGCATAAAGTGCAGCTATCCCATCTATACCTAAACCGACTACTAGAACATCGTTTGTTCCAACAAGTTCGCCAACTTTGGCTCCTATGGCAGCATGGTATAGAATAGCGTCTTCAATATTATGCTTGGATAATGTTGTAAAAACAGCGTCGTAGGGTATTGTAGCGTATTTCGCTAAAAGACCGTTTGCAGTATATCCTAGCACGGAATTATTTATGAAGGAAAGCGGTGAAACCACTATTAATGAGCCAGAGGACTCTGAAGGTGAACCAAATCCTGCTTCTATAATTCTAGCTACGCCGGTGTGTCCAATAACTACAGGTTTTAGCAATGGGGCATAGCCAGATATGATATAGTTTTCAACACCGTCAACGAATACATATATTGGTTTGACAAGGTAGTATTTTTGTTGAATAGCTATAGGTTCTTCGCTTACACGAATATTGTTGTTATCATAAATAAGTACTTGGTTCTTCAAATAACTCCCCTCTTAATTAGGTTTTTAGAAGAAGACATAGTAAATATAAGTTACTTGGTGGAATAGGTTTTGAGCCTAGGGGATGTAGCGAAATGGGTTAGCAAAGATGCACGTTACAAAATAATAGAAGTACTTGTATCAACAAGGAGTGCGAGAACACTAGCATCGCAATTAGGTGTCTCTCATACAGTTATCAACAAGTACCTAAAAAGAAAAACACATCCTAGTGATGAAACACTTGCACGCGCGCTTAACATTGTTGAAGAATATGAGCGTAAAAGAGTATTGCAAATCCTCGTAGAAGATATTCTAGAAGCTCTTACAATACTTGTTAACGAGATTAAAGATAGTGGCGACAAAGATTTGCTGGAATATATTTCCAGTAAGCTCATTAGTGTCTTGGAGGCGATCAAAGAAGATGAGTGAAGAAAAACCCCTACTCGCTGATGGTAGTATAATAGAAGACTATAGACCATTACTTGTCTACTGGAGAAAGGCACGTAAGGTAAAGAAGGAACTCGCTGACAAGGCGATATTATCTAATGAAGATTTCCGTGAACTACAACAAGTCGTAGAGTCACTGGCAGGAAAGAGTTTATTCGAATTAATCGAGTTATTTAAAAAGAAATTCTCTACACGTATAGACCCTGACTTGGCTAGGGAAGCTATTAAGGAAGTTTATGGTGTTGAACTGAGTTCTGAAGAAGCCAGAGATAGAATAGCGTACATTATGGCTGGATGGCTGCTTGAGGCAGGCCGGCAAATGAAAATAATTGGGTATCGTAGTTGGCGTAATGGGGTTAGATGAGTACGTATAGTATTGTTTCAAAATACTTGGATAAGATCTCGTGAATACTTTGAGCCCTCGGTCTCTCAGTAATGACGAGTATTGTCTTAGTTTTTCTACTGATATCTTCAATTAATTTAGTAAGCGCTGTGGAATCATTAGGAGCCTTTATGAAAACATAGTTCTTGCAAAGTTTTATATGCTCTGGTATATGGTTTTCAGAACAGTTCTCACAGAGGGATATAATTATGCTTATACACTCGCTCAAGACGGGGTACCCCTATCATGCTTATGCTTGATGACTTAAATAATATACTTGAAAACGTATTAAAGGAAGCTAGGAGAAAATGGATTGAAGCATGGGTTGAGAGGATAAAAGTTTCTAAAAGAAAATTCATAGTATTTATGGTAGTAAGCAATAATAAAGTTAAGGTTATTATTTATCGGGACAATATAAAGGTTAGAGTCTATAGCCAGCTGAAAGGTCTATCGATCTCTCTAAAGAAAATAATTCAACGAGAATACGAGAAACATGTGAGGTTGAAAGAACGTGAAAGCAAAGAAGAATCTATATAAAAAGAAAATACAAACCATAGTCGACATACTAGGTGATATAGTAAATCTCAAGGATATCGAGCGAGAACAGTTAATCAAGATGGTTGAAAAGATCTATAACGAGAGAAACATAGAGCCATTCAGAGGAAAAGCATATCCACCGGATATATTTGATAAAGAACTTGCAAGCCTATATGTAGTAGGAAAATATGGACTAGGGCTTGATGACGATTACCCTGAATTATTCAGAAAAATCTTTGATAAAGAAATAAGATTTGATGAAGCTATTGAGCATTTGATGAACGGTGAATACGAAGAGGCAAGAAAAATACTATCAGAACTATCTCCACAAAAAGAAATAGACAGCAATACTCTTGCAAGGATGTTCCGAATAGCTTTTACAAAGATTATACTTGGGTTTGATGACGAGAATAGATTCTTTGAGTTATTGAAACGTGCAAAAGAAGCTTTTCCTGAAGAAGAACGGACTGTCAGGAACTATGTGAGGTACTATATAGCCTTTAGAACAGCTGAGGCTATAGCAAAGGGTAATATCAGAGATAAACTAGCTAAGGAGATCTTTAAGCAGGCTCTCTCAGCCCGTCTTGGTATAGAAAAAATTCTGCCGTCAGATGACTACATTAGAGAAATATGTGTTAATGTGTTCAAGGTTCCTAGAGAAATATTAGAGAAGATATTGACTTCCAAGAAAGAAAAAGAGTAGAAACCGTAAAGGTCTTATCTAGT contains:
- a CDS encoding class I SAM-dependent methyltransferase encodes the protein MAIVPYIPSPMKVVKEALYTVSIGENDVLYDLGAGDGRVVIEAAKQGAYAIAVEIDPYLCEVIRKKALEEGVADRVSVIEASFFDIDLSNATVVYVYLYKSINDILKEKFEKELPIGTRIITIDFPIPSWVPLAVRHTLDEKGIPRTIHIYIKGISNPLARTKKTLVIDYKFIARKIKCIRSL
- a CDS encoding ABC transporter ATP-binding protein; its protein translation is MSEILLEVKDLKTYFYTSKGIVKAVDGVSFTLNKGEVLGIAGESGCGKSTLAYSIIRLVPPPGKIVGGQIFFEGRNILAMDDETFRREIRWKKISMVFQGAMNALNPVYTVGDQIAEVLMLHKGMTKREAYTVVYKLLSMVGIDPKRARSYPHELSGGMKQRVMIAMALALNPPLVIADEPTTALDVVVQAQVMNVLKRLQKELKISIILITHDLSLIAEIADKVAVMYAGHLVEFGTAEQIYYNPQHPYTKGLLASIPRLRGDIKKLEWIPGVPPDLSNPPPGCRFEPRCKYRMDICGKEEPPVIEIEPGHFVKCWLYAKK
- a CDS encoding ABC transporter ATP-binding protein; amino-acid sequence: MSEKVFEPKPGPDTVLWVKDLKTYFPLRRGLTEIIFRRPRKYVRAVDGISFAVKEGEVFGLAGESGCGKTTTGRTILRLEEPTAGIIGYRPRKRLLEEWAKIGYKPKILNEYGDIDIAKVPQEALKPMRKELQMIFQDPYGSLNPRFTIYKILEEPLLIHGIGETKEERYDIVAKALEAVKLTPPEEFMFRYPHMISGGQRQRVVIARALILQPKFIVADEPVSMLDVSIRAEILELLMDLKRQFNLTYIFITHDLAVARYITDRIAIMYLGKIVEMGDTRKVIENPMHPYTKALVAAIPEPDPKNRLTERKVPIKGEVPSAIFIPPGCRFHPRCVVLDEHPELKQYCTRKEPPLVEVEPGHYAACWLYAKK
- a CDS encoding hydroxymethylglutaryl-CoA synthase, encoding MTVKPVLPEEKVGIIGWGAYVPKYRIPLKEIARIWGFSEETPKTLNVVEKAVAGRDEDAVTMGWEAARNALLRAGINPKEIGAVWFGTESKPYAVKPSATIIAEALGITPDTMATDLEFACRAASEAVRISIGAVASGLVKYTLVIGSDTAQANPGDILEFTASSAATALVIGPSEEAAAVFEASYTYVTDTPDFWRRAHVPYPLHGEAFTGEPAYFAHIIGAVKGLMEKTGLKPEDFDYAVFHQPNGTFPLRVARKLGIPKEKVLPGLVTPYIGNSYNSSALIGLAKVLEEAKPGQRILLAPFGSGAGSDAYSIIVTEKVIEKRDKAPKVIDYINRKKIIDYGLYAKYRGLIKRI
- a CDS encoding Zn-ribbon domain-containing OB-fold protein, translating into MEFSIARFWREKHAHYRLKAVKCRKCGKISYPPSTVCRYCGSKELEEIELMEPGKVLTWTVIYSAPEGYEEYKPIIIAIVELINSKVKILTQLTDIEPNEVKEGMLVEPVLRRVSEDGESGLIYYGIKFRPMLAKHG
- the hmgA gene encoding hydroxymethylglutaryl-CoA reductase (NADPH), encoding MNSIKTKIEEYVAKVLSGEIPLHKIEEAVGNANVAVIVRRKVIEKLTGTVLPAIGTTIIDFVEISGKNIENPIGAIQIPLGIAGPLKINGEYAKGDYYIPLATTEGALVASINRGCKAITLSGGAKTRVLYDGMARAPLFWTPDIETASRLVSWVKENFSKIKEIAESTTRHGKLKDIEPFILGNNVWLRFVYETGDAMGMNMVTIATDKACRFIEENFPGTTRCIALSGNMCVDKKPALLNMLFGRGKTVVAEAIIKRDVVNKVLKTTPEAIVEVNIRKNLLGSARAGSLSYNAHYANIIAAIFIATGQDVAQVVESSMGYTWAEIRGEDLYISVTLPSLEVGTVGGGTRLPTQREALKILGIEGGGDPPGTNARKFAEIVAATVLAGELNLLAALAAGHLAEAHIKFGRGGTKK
- a CDS encoding radical SAM protein, translating into MKRIALVYPSIYEAALSSLVFHMIYFMINTKYDEVFVERFVLEKLHGAEPEPRSLETNSPLKDFDVIIASLHYEPDYVNLLRILLAGGIEVDRKKRRKPLLFVGGPAPMSNPMPLKNIVDGVLIGEAEELIPVLVEEYLSNDDKSSLLQALDSKKGFYIPEIDNTTERVWVKNINETFYPITQIQSLDREPVYGRGFLLETARGCPRWCRFCLEGRLFKPFRTRSKTVLKKLVDKGLNLNNLNRVIIYSLFFPSENDVWLLEYLNGLGVKASLPSMRLDAINDNVLELIKDIGQKTITIAPENVSMKGLYAFCKCFRNQDIWDKPFTIIDKGFDLKMYFILGFKGESIDDVKTNIDYIKRIAKHAKSRKRGLSVTVNPLVPKPKTPFQWIGMIDLERAKQIISYTRNELRGLVDTRPLYVNWAWIQASIALADESIGRILVEWAIEGGGLGGWRRVLRRTGYSTKYVFTGRKYGETLPWDKVVLGEYVEEVVEKEYIVLKKLLGL
- a CDS encoding PLP-dependent aminotransferase family protein yields the protein MLSSSYPFLASYLRCLFLEPPVSHRNNLVYFPHSHIIYLVEFLDPNFDELISKSVKKLKASEIRELLKLVKKSKDIISFAGGIPDPRYFPRKELIEIAKRVIEEMGDYSLQYSETQGVYEVREAIAKLMEKIRGIKADPDDIIVTTGSQQALDMIARTFIEWGDKVITESPSYLAALGAFKLMGADVIGVKIDENGMRTIMLEDIVRSLIRADKKPKFIYTIPVAHNPGGVTMSIDRKKHLLEIASQYDLIVIEDDPYAAFVFDESVDVTPLKALDKEGRVIYISTLSKILAPGIRLGWIVPPKELVRKLELLKQYMDLHSPTLNQYMFAEAVNSGLVYKHIQKLKQVYKEKRDAMISAMDDYFPEYTWYSRPIGGFFVFVYVFKKGFDAKKALNIALSKYKVAYVPGQGFHPDGSGANSMRLSYSYPDTETIKEGIRRLSEMIKNYPE
- a CDS encoding DNA-binding protein translates to MSLGDVAKWVSKDARYKIIEVLVSTRSARTLASQLGVSHTVINKYLKRKTHPSDETLARALNIVEEYERKRVLQILVEDILEALTILVNEIKDSGDKDLLEYISSKLISVLEAIKEDE
- a CDS encoding DUF2192 domain-containing protein, producing the protein MKAKKNLYKKKIQTIVDILGDIVNLKDIEREQLIKMVEKIYNERNIEPFRGKAYPPDIFDKELASLYVVGKYGLGLDDDYPELFRKIFDKEIRFDEAIEHLMNGEYEEARKILSELSPQKEIDSNTLARMFRIAFTKIILGFDDENRFFELLKRAKEAFPEEERTVRNYVRYYIAFRTAEAIAKGNIRDKLAKEIFKQALSARLGIEKILPSDDYIREICVNVFKVPREILEKILTSKKEKE